Within the Anopheles stephensi strain Indian unplaced genomic scaffold, UCI_ANSTEP_V1.0 ucontig448, whole genome shotgun sequence genome, the region CGGTATGTAGTACGATATCCGTTCAACGAACGTAAACGCGAGCTTGGCGGCTCGCGAGACACAGCGCTGCGACGTTTTCTGGCTTTGGAGCGAAAACTTGACAAGCAGCCGGACTTAAAGGAGCAATATTCGCGGTTCATCCGAGAATATGAGGATCTCGGACACATGCGTGGAACGACCCACTTACGGTGCGAGAGCTGCTGACAGTTACGTATGGCTTGGGACCTTCCCCGTTTCAAGCAACCATGGCTCTGAAGCAAGCTGCAGAAGATCATCACGATGAGTTCCCAAGGGCCGCAGAGGTGGTCAACAGGGAGACATACATGGATGATATCCTGACTGGTGCCGATACCCTTGCTGAGGCTTGCCAACTACAGCGAGATGTGACAGGACTACTGGCGAAAGCCTGCTTCAGCGCTCACAAGTGGTGCGCCAACCATTCAGATATCGTGTTAGGTGTAGCTGAAGAACAACGAGGAGACACTTTCGAGGTTACGGACGACACCTCGAAGACCATCGTTAAGACACTGGGCGTGACATGGAACCCGTTGGAGGACTGGTTCTCGGTGTCCGTTCCTGACTTTGACAACCCAGAAGGAATGACTCGAAGGAAACTTCTGAGTCAACTGGCCAAAATATTCGACCCACTTGGATTCTTTGGCCCAGTAATCACCTACGCGAAGCTGATCTTGCGAGAAGTAGGTGAACTACAAATCGATTGGGACGACTCCATCCCAACCGAAATCGACGAGAAGTGGCGAAACTTTCGGACCGAGATGACATCACTGAGGGAAATCCGAGTTCCGAGATGGATTTCCTGGAAGGATGTGTTCCAGCTGAGACTACATGGGTTCGCTGACGCATCCGACCAAGCCTACGGTGCCTGCTTGTACGTGCAGGGCACTTTCACCGACGAGGAGTCCAAGATGCAGCTTGTTTGCAGCAAGTCTCGGATCCTACCGAAAAAACGAAGTCCGAAGGAGAAGGCCATCACGACCCCTCGAGCCGAACTGTTAGCGGCACTGTTACTGGCTCGAATGGTCGTGAAGTTCCTGAACGCTACGAAGCTTAAGTTTGAATCAGTACATCTTTGGAGCGACTCAAAAATCGTCTTGGCTTGGGTCAAGAAAACGCCAGAACTACTGCAGACATACGTATCAAATCGGGTAAGCGAGATCCAGCAGCTTAGCCAATCCTTCCATTGGCATTACATTTCCACACATGACAACCCGGCCGATTTGATTTCACGTGGAGTTACACCGAGGAAATTGATTGGTTCAACTATTTGGTGGCGGCCCCAACCAACACAACACCTCATCGAGGATGAGGACGAAGTGGAAATTCCGGATAGTGAGCTACCGGAAATGCGAGCTGGAGTGGCTTTAGCCATGACTGTTCCGATCGAACGTTTTCCGATCTTTGACAGGTTGAGCAGTTACACACAGATTGTAAGGAGTATGGCCTACTTGGTGCGACTAGCTAGGTTCATCAAGTCACGCAAAAGGGAGGTGGTAAAGGGCCGACTGACAGCGAAGGAAGTGCGTACAGCGACGCTCTTAATAGTACGACTGGTTCAACGCGAGACTTTCCAGCCCGAAATCATCGCACTTATGGACGGTGCGAATACAAAACATCGACTTAATGGACTACAAGCGTTTTTGGATCCTGACGATGGGATCATACGAGTTGGAGGCAGGATCAAGCGAGCCTTCATACCTTACGACAGTCGACATCAGATGCTGTTGCCGGCTAAGCATCCAATCACTGAAGCTCTCGTTCGCGAACTACACATCGACAACCTACACATCGGGCAAAGAGGTTTGCTTGCAGTTGTACGTCAACGGTACTGGCCACTGAATGTGAAGAATACTATTCGAAAGGTGATACGGAAGTGCATCGTGTGCTTCCAGGCAAACCCGTTGAAGACGACGCAACTGATGGGTGACCTACCGTCGTATCGCGTCCAGCCAGCCCCCGTCTTTTCGAATACCGGTGTGGACTACGCCGGTCCCTTCTGGATAAAATCAACGACTTCTCGCAAACCGCAAATCACCAAGGCGTACgtgtgcttgtttgtgtgtttgcagaCTCGGGCGGTTCACTTGGAATTGGTTTCAGACTTGACGACAGACGCCTTTCTAGCGAGTTTGAGACGGTTCATCAGTCGACGTGGATGCCCGAAAACGATACGCTCTGACAACGCGACTAACTTTGTCGGAGCTAAAACCGAGCTACATGAACTTTGGCGTATGTTCGAGAACGATTGCGCTACGAAAAAGATCACCAACTATTGTGTCGACAAGGGTATTGACTGGTCGTTCATACCACCACGAAGCCCACACTTTGGTGGCATTTGGGAGGCTGGTGTGAAGCAGGTCAAATACCACCTAAAACGTATTGTTGGCGATAGGAAGCTGTCTTACGAGGAGCTTTACACGACATTGACCCAGATAGAAGCAGTACTGAACTCTCGTCCCTTGGTACCGAGTTCAGATGACCCATCCGACTACACTGCGATCACGCCTGCACATTTCCTGATCGGACGTGAGATGCAGACGGTTCCTGAACCTGACTACTCTACCTTGAAGGAAAATCATCTCTCACGATGGCAGTTAGTGCAGTCCATGCTGCAACACTTTTGGAAACGATGGACCGCCGAGTACCTGCCGGAGCTGCAGAATCGATCGAAATGGCTGAAGCGGAAGGTGATTAAAGTAGGATCACTTGTGTTACTAGCTGACCAGAATGCGCCACTACTGCAATGGCCACTTGCCAGAATCGTTGCCGCACACCCTGGAGATGATGGTACAATTCGTGTCGTTACCGTTAAGACAGCGAATGGAGCGGAATTCAAGCGTGCGGTAACTGAGGTCTGTTTTCTACCGTTAGACGaggatgaaaattgaaatgacATTTCAACGCCGGGGAGGATGTTGTGCGAGTTGCGCATTGCGTTTGCTGCTTGGGCAAATTGACATGTGTCACAGGGATTGGGTTGTTGCTTgggtttgcatatttttgtgACAGTAGAATTCGGAGTGCGACACGCACACATTGAAGTGATAATAAATGAACTTTAGTCTTGCATGCGACATCAACGAAGAAAGATCGTCTTTTCCGTGAGGGCTCCCGATTTATGGTGAAAGAAAACCTACTACCCCACCCCCTCAAGTTACAGTCCACCGCTAGAGACACAAcagggaccttcatatcgtactcagttgatacccctattcatcgagggtatcgctttgatacccccaaaagacctttggacaccgtcttactactccttagagcagtcatcaaagaaccatatagtaggaacagccgattatggaacacttttcgttctttggacacctcctataacttgtatggcgactatggggaccttcatttcgtactcagttgttacccctattcatcgagggtgtcgctttgatacccccaaaagacctttggacaccgtcttactactccttagagcagtcatcagagaaccatatagtaggaacagccgaatagagaacccttttcgttctttggacacctcctataacttgtatggcgactatggggaccttcctttcgtactcagttgatacccctattcatcgagggtatcgctttgatacccccaacagacctttggacaccgtcttactgctccttggtacagtcatcagagaaccatatagtaggaacagccgaatatggaacccttttcgttctttggacacctcctataacttgtatggcgactatgggcaccttcatatcgtactcagttgatacccctattcatcgagggtatcgctttgatacccccaacagacctttggacaccgtcttactactccttagagcagtcatcagagaaccatatagtagaaacagccgaatatggaacccttttcgttctttggacacctcctataacttgtatggcgactatggggaccttcatttcgtactcagttggtacccctattcatcaagggtatcgctttgatacccccaacagacctttggacaccatctttctactccttggagcagtcatcagagaaccatttagtaggaacagccgattatggaacccttttcgttctttggacacctcctataacttgtatggcgactatggggaccttcctttcgtactcagttgatacccctattcatcgagggtatcgctttgatacccccaacagacctttggacaccgtcttactgctccttggtacagtcatcagagaaccatatagtaggaacagccgaatatggaacccttttcgttctttggacacctcctataacttgtatggcgactatgggcaccttcatatcgtactcagttgatacccctattcatcgagggtatcgctttgatacccccaacagacctttggaccccgtcttactactccttagagcagtcatcagagaaccatatagtaggaacagccgaatatggaacccttttcgtactttggacaccttctataacttgtatggcgactatggggaccttcattttgtactcagttggtacccctattcatcgagggtatcgttttgataccccttacagacctttggacacagtcttactactccttagagcagtcatcagagaaccatttagtaggaacagccgaatatggaacccttttcgttctttggacacctcctataacttgcaTGGCGACTATGGAGACCTtgatatcgtactcagttgatacccctattcatcgagggtatcgctttgataccgccaacagacctttggacaccgtcttactactccttagagcagtcatcagagaaccatatagtaggaacagccgaatatggaacccttttcgttctttggacacctcctataacttgtatggcgactacgggcaccttcatttcgtactcagttggtacccctattcatcgagggtatcgctttgatacccccaaaagacctttggacaccgtcttactactccttagagcagtcatcagagaaccatatagtaggaacagcctaatatggaacccttttcgttcttttgacacctcctataacttgtatggcgactatgggcaccttcatttcgtactcagttggtacccctattcatcgagggtatcgctttgatacccccaacagaccttttgacacagccttactacttcTTAGAGCAGCCAtgagagaaccatatagtaggaacagccgaatatggaacccttttcgttctttcgacacctcctataacttgtatggcgactatggggaccttcatatcgtactcagttggtacccttattcatcaagggtatcggtgtgatacccccaacagacctttggacaccgtcttactactccttagagcagtcatcagagaaccatatggaagaaacagccgaacatggaatccttttcgtgttttggacacctcctataacttgtatggcgactatggggaccttcatatcgtactcagttggtacccctattcatcgagggtatcgctttgatacccccaacagaccttcggACActgtctcactactccttaaagcagtcatcagagaaccatatagtaggaacagccgaatatggaacccttttcgttctttggacacctcctataacttgtatggctactatggggaccttcatatcgtactcagttggtacccctattcatcgagggtatcgctttgatacccccaacagaccttcggACActgtctcactactccttaaagcagtcatcagagaaccatatagtaggaacagccgaatatggaacccttttcgttctttggacacctcctataacttgtatggcgacttcggggaccttcatttcgtactaagttggtacccttattcatcgagggtatcgctttgatacccccaacagacctttggacaccgtctaactattccttagagcagtcatcggagaaccatatggaagaaacagccgaacatggaatccttttcgttttttggacacctcctataacttgcatggcgactatggagaccttcatatcgtactcagttggtacccctattcatcgaagttttcgctgtgatacccccaacagacctttggacaccgtcttactactccttagagcagtcatcagagaaccatttagtaggaacagccgaatatggaacccttttcgttctttggacacctcctataacttgtacggcgactatggggacattcatatcgtactcagttggtacccttattcatcgagggtatcgctttgatacccccaacagacctttggacatcgtcttactactccttagagcagtcatcagagaaccatatagtagaaacagccgaatatggaacccttttcgttctttggacacctcctataacttgtatgacgacttagggaccttcatatcgtactcagttggtacccctattcatggagggtatcgctttgatacccccaacagacctttggacaccatctttctactccttggagcagtcatcagagaaccatatagtaggaacagccgattatggaacccttttcgttctttggacacctcctataacttgtatggcgactatggggaccttcatttcgtactcagttggtacccttattcatcgagggtatcgctgtgttacccccaacagacctttggacaccgtcttactactccttagagctgtcatcagagaaccatatagtaggaacagtctaatatggaacccttttcgttctttggacacctcctataacttgtatggcgactatggggaccttcatatcgtactcagttggtacccctattcatcgagggtatcgcattgatacccccaacagaccttcggACActgtctcactactccttaaagcagtcatcagagaaccatatagtaggaacagccgaatatggaacccttttcgttctttggacacctcctataacttgtatggctactatggggaccttcatatcgtactcagtttgtacccttattcatcgagggtatcgctttgataccctcaacagacctttggacaccgtctaactattccttagagcagtcatcggagaaccatatggaagaaacagccgaacatggaatccttttcgttttttggacacctcctataacttgcatggcgactatggagaccttcatatcgtactcagttggtacccctattcatcgaaggtttcgctgtgatacccccaacagacctttggacaccgtcttactactccttagagtattcatcagagaaccatgtggtaggaacagccgaatatggaacccttttcgttctttggacacctcctataacttgtatgacgactatgggaccttcatatcgtactcagttgatacccctattcatcgagggtatcgctttgatacccccaacagaccttcggACACTGTCTctctactccttaaagcagtcatcagagaaccatatagtaggaacagccgaatatggaacccttttcgttctttggacacctcctataacttgtatggctactatggggaccttcatatcgtcctcagttggtacccttattcatcgagggtatcgctgtgatacccccaacagacctttggacaccgtctaactactccttagagcagtcatcagagaaccatatagtaggaacagccgaatatggaacccttttcgttctttggacacctcctataaattgtatgacgactatggggaccttcatatcgtactcagttgatacccctatttatcgagggtatcgttttgctacccccaacagacctttggacaccgtcttactactccttagagcagtcatcagagaaccatatagttgaaacagccgaatattgaaccattttcgttctttggacacctcctataacttgtatgacgactatggggaccttcatatcgtactcagttgatacccctttttatcgagggtatcgttttgctacccccaacagacctttggacaccgtcttactactccttagagcagtcatcagggaaccatatagtaggaacagccgattatggaacccttttcgttctttagacacctcctacaacttgtatggcgactatggggaccctcatatcgtactcagttggtacccctattcatcgaaggtttcgctgtgatacccccaacagacctttggacaccgtcttactactccttagagcagtcatcagagaaccatatagtagaaacagccgaatatggaacccttttcgttctttggacacctcctataacttgtaccgcgactatggggaccttcatttcgtactcatttggtacccctattcatcgagggtatcgctgtgatacccccaacagacctttggacaccgtctaactactccttagagcagtcatcagagaaccatatagtaggaataGCTGAATacgaaacccttttcgttctttggacacctcctataacttgtttggcgactatggggaccttcatttcgtactcagttggtacccctattcatcgagggtatcgctgtgatacccccaacagacctttggacaccgtcttactactgcttaaagcagtcatcagagaaccatatagtaggaacagccgaatatggaacccttttcgttctttggaaacctcctttaacttgtatggcgcctctggggaccatcatttcgtactcagttggtacccctattcatcgaaggtatcgctgtgatacccccaacagacctttggacaccgtcttactactccttagagcagtcatcagagaaccatatagtaggaacagccgaatatggaacccttttcgttctttggacacctcctataacttgtttggcgactatggggaccttcatttcgtactcagttggtacccctattcatcgaaggtatcgctgtgataacccaaacagacctttggacaccgtcttactactccttagagcagtcatcagagaaccatatagtaggaacagccgaatatggtacccttttcgtactttggacacctcctttaacttgtatggcgactatggggaccttcatttcgtactcagttggtacccctattcatcgagggtatcgctgtgatacccccaacagacctttggacaccgtcttactactccttagagcagtcatcagagaaccatatagtaggaacagccgaatatggaacccttttcgttctttggacacctcctataacttgtatggcgactatggggaccttcatatcgtactcagttggtacccttattcatcgagggtatcgctgtgatacccccaacagaccttcggacaccgtcttactactccttagagcagtcatcagagaaccacatagtagaaacagccgaatatggaacccttttcgttctttggacacctcctataacttgtatcgcgactatggggaccttcatatggtactcagttggtacccctattcatcgagggtatcgctttgatacccccatcagacctttggacaccgtcttactactccttagagcagtcatcagagaaccatatagtagaaacagccgaatatggaacccttttcgttctttggacacctcctataacttgtatggcgactatggggaccttcatttcgtacccagttggtacccctattcatcaagggtatcgctttgatacccccatcAGACCTTTGGAAACAGCCTAACTACTCCATGCattagccatcagagaaccatatggtaggaacagccgaatatggaacccttttcgttctttggacacctcctttaacttgtatggcgactatggggaccttcatttcgtactcagttgatacccctattcatcgaaggtatcgctgtgatacccccaacagacctttagaCAGCGTCTTACTACtacttaaagcagtcatcagagaaccatatagtaggaacagccgaatatggaacccttttcgttctttggacacctcctataacttgtttggcgactgtGGGaaccatcatttcgtactcagttggtacccctattcatcgagggtatcgctttgatacccccatcagacctttggacacagcctaactactccttgcattagccatcagagaaccatatggtaggaacaggcgaatatggaaccctttt harbors:
- the LOC118517068 gene encoding uncharacterized protein LOC118517068, with protein sequence MALKQAAEDHHDEFPRAAEVVNRETYMDDILTGADTLAEACQLQRDVTGLLAKACFSAHKWCANHSDIVLGVAEEQRGDTFEVTDDTSKTIVKTLGVTWNPLEDWFSVSVPDFDNPEGMTRRKLLSQLAKIFDPLGFFGPVITYAKLILREVGELQIDWDDSIPTEIDEKWRNFRTEMTSLREIRVPRWISWKDVFQLRLHGFADASDQAYGACLYVQGTFTDEESKMQLVCSKSRILPKKRSPKEKAITTPRAELLAALLLARMVVKFLNATKLKFESVHLWSDSKIVLAWVKKTPELLQTYVSNRVSEIQQLSQSFHWHYISTHDNPADLISRGVTPRKLIGSTIWWRPQPTQHLIEDEDEVEIPDSELPEMRAGVALAMTVPIERFPIFDRLSSYTQIVRSMAYLVRLARFIKSRKREVVKGRLTAKEVRTATLLIVRLVQRETFQPEIIALMDGANTKHRLNGLQAFLDPDDGIIRVGGRIKRAFIPYDSRHQMLLPAKHPITEALVRELHIDNLHIGQRGLLAVVRQRYWPLNVKNTIRKVIRKCIVCFQANPLKTTQLMGDLPSYRVQPAPVFSNTGVDYAGPFWIKSTTSRKPQITKAYVCLFVCLQTRAVHLELVSDLTTDAFLASLRRFISRRGCPKTIRSDNATNFVGAKTELHELWRMFENDCATKKITNYCVDKGIDWSFIPPRSPHFGGIWEAGVKQVKYHLKRIVGDRKLSYEELYTTLTQIEAVLNSRPLVPSSDDPSDYTAITPAHFLIGREMQTVPEPDYSTLKENHLSRWQLVQSMLQHFWKRWTAEYLPELQNRSKWLKRKVIKVGSLVLLADQNAPLLQWPLARIVAAHPGDDGTIRVVTVKTANGAEFKRAVTEVCFLPLDEDEN